The proteins below are encoded in one region of Paenibacillus albus:
- a CDS encoding response regulator transcription factor — MRILFVEDEEAIRGFVRINLRRGGMEVTEAEDGESALALAQAASPPFDVALLDVMLPKMSGFEVCEQLRQQFPRMGIIMLTAKSQEEDKIRGLELGADDYVQKPFSPGELVARLHALKRRMLPLEDAGAANQGPGTATSSESGDTAAGAGAGGGAASEGGAAGSTAGDVPQLGAFPAHAAPSTASADHGEQSAAQVRRSSELRSGPFRLSAAERKLWKDGTEIVLTPTEWTLVKLLMEREGEGLSRDDILNSVWGRHYVGDLKIVDVNIRRIRQKIEINPSEPRHIETLWGFGYRWKRGEEQ, encoded by the coding sequence TTGCGTATTCTATTCGTTGAGGATGAAGAGGCAATCCGCGGATTCGTCCGCATTAATTTGCGCCGGGGCGGAATGGAAGTGACGGAGGCGGAAGACGGGGAGAGCGCGCTTGCGCTCGCGCAGGCGGCTTCTCCGCCTTTTGACGTTGCTCTGCTTGACGTGATGCTGCCGAAGATGAGCGGGTTTGAAGTATGCGAGCAGCTGCGTCAGCAGTTTCCGCGTATGGGCATTATTATGCTGACTGCCAAATCACAGGAGGAAGATAAAATACGCGGCCTCGAGCTTGGCGCTGACGATTACGTGCAGAAGCCGTTCAGCCCCGGCGAATTGGTCGCGCGGCTTCATGCGCTGAAGCGGCGCATGCTGCCGCTTGAGGACGCAGGCGCAGCAAACCAGGGGCCAGGCACTGCGACGAGCAGCGAGAGCGGGGATACCGCAGCGGGAGCCGGTGCTGGCGGCGGTGCGGCAAGCGAAGGCGGCGCTGCTGGCAGCACCGCGGGCGATGTGCCGCAGCTTGGCGCGTTCCCGGCGCATGCTGCGCCAAGCACGGCGAGTGCCGATCATGGCGAGCAGTCGGCGGCACAAGTACGCCGATCGTCGGAGCTTCGCTCCGGCCCATTCCGCCTCTCTGCGGCGGAGCGCAAGCTGTGGAAGGACGGCACGGAGATCGTGCTCACGCCGACGGAATGGACGCTTGTGAAGCTGCTTATGGAGCGGGAAGGCGAAGGATTAAGCCGCGACGACATCTTGAACTCGGTATGGGGCCGCCATTATGTCGGCGATCTGAAGATCGTTGACGTCAACATCCGCCGCATTCGGCAGAAGATCGAGATCAACCCTTCCGAGCCGCGTCATATAGAGACGCTCTGGGGCTTCGGCTACCGATGGAAGAGGGGCGAGGAGCAATGA
- a CDS encoding DUF47 domain-containing protein, protein MFKKKDDVFFTTLESMADTILEAVHYFEQNVSKIKDATQFAKAMKEYESQCDRYVHKILTELNKTFITPIEREDILKLTTSLDDVLDGIEACASRFEMYNITEPDEYVTLFADNILRCAQQIKKAIYLLSEKKLLAIREPAIHINELENQADDLLRVSVKSLFTNVKDPIELIKRKEIYERLEQTTDYCEDVANTLETIIMRNS, encoded by the coding sequence ATGTTTAAGAAAAAAGACGACGTTTTCTTTACAACGCTTGAGTCGATGGCGGACACAATCCTAGAAGCCGTGCATTACTTCGAGCAGAACGTTTCGAAGATTAAAGATGCAACGCAGTTCGCGAAGGCGATGAAAGAGTATGAAAGCCAGTGCGATCGTTATGTACATAAAATACTGACAGAACTGAACAAGACGTTCATCACTCCGATTGAACGTGAAGATATCCTCAAGCTGACGACGTCGCTTGACGATGTGCTTGACGGCATCGAAGCATGCGCATCCCGTTTCGAGATGTATAACATTACGGAGCCGGACGAGTATGTCACGTTGTTCGCGGACAACATCCTGCGCTGCGCACAGCAGATCAAGAAAGCGATCTATCTCTTGTCCGAGAAGAAGCTGCTTGCTATACGCGAGCCTGCTATTCACATTAACGAGCTGGAGAACCAAGCGGATGATCTGCTTCGCGTCAGCGTGAAGAGCTTGTTCACGAATGTGAAAGACCCGATCGAGCTGATCAAACGCAAAGAGATCTATGAGCGTCTAGAGCAAACGACCGACTACTGTGAGGATGTCGCCAACACACTCGAAACCATTATTATGCGCAACAGCTAA
- a CDS encoding polysaccharide deacetylase family protein, with the protein MIVATLMIGAMTSGCGNKEPYVKHASVIDVNLPIKKDDTEAKGKTGLAADKPKNDVVTADVGVKEGGGVVLATAEPAKSNGTQEKPKADPVKNTGTASTQQKPAQKKTVQPILLQKPTEPDVNYISKQGEKLVALTFDDGPDSHFTPAILSILKASKIHGTFFTVGTQVNRYGTMMKRIKADGNEIGNHSYSHKDLSKLDRNQILSQIKQADVLINKQAGFVPRIVRAPYGAVSPLLRTIMKENHRDLIGWSVDTRDWAGSSVATMRANVNKNTHPGGIILMHSFGSKLDNTVQLLPLIIKDLKNKGYTFVTVSELLAAKANHKAKK; encoded by the coding sequence ATGATTGTGGCAACCCTGATGATAGGAGCGATGACGAGCGGCTGCGGCAATAAGGAGCCTTATGTTAAGCATGCATCTGTTATTGATGTGAACTTGCCGATAAAGAAAGACGACACAGAGGCAAAGGGGAAGACCGGTCTGGCTGCTGATAAGCCGAAGAACGATGTCGTAACGGCTGACGTTGGCGTGAAGGAAGGCGGCGGGGTTGTTCTAGCGACTGCAGAGCCTGCCAAGTCAAACGGCACACAGGAGAAACCGAAAGCGGATCCAGTAAAAAATACAGGGACTGCATCCACGCAGCAGAAGCCTGCTCAGAAGAAAACGGTACAACCGATTCTGCTGCAGAAGCCGACTGAGCCGGATGTGAATTATATATCGAAGCAGGGAGAGAAGCTTGTTGCGCTGACGTTCGACGACGGGCCGGATTCACATTTTACACCTGCGATTCTGTCGATTCTCAAAGCAAGCAAAATTCATGGCACCTTCTTCACGGTAGGCACTCAAGTGAATCGCTATGGCACGATGATGAAGCGCATTAAAGCTGACGGCAATGAAATTGGCAACCATAGCTATTCACATAAGGACTTGAGCAAGCTTGATCGCAACCAGATTCTGAGCCAAATTAAGCAAGCCGATGTGCTTATCAACAAACAAGCCGGCTTTGTGCCGCGGATTGTCCGTGCGCCTTACGGTGCGGTATCGCCGCTGCTTAGAACAATCATGAAAGAAAATCACCGCGATCTGATTGGCTGGTCGGTGGATACGCGGGACTGGGCAGGCAGCTCAGTGGCTACGATGCGGGCCAATGTGAACAAGAACACGCATCCTGGCGGCATTATTCTGATGCATTCATTCGGCAGCAAGCTCGACAACACGGTCCAGCTGTTGCCGCTCATTATTAAAGACTTGAAGAACAAGGGCTATACATTCGTCACGGTAAGTGAACTGCTGGCAGCTAAAGCGAATCATAAGGCGAAAAAATAG
- a CDS encoding inorganic phosphate transporter codes for MDTIYIWVGIVIFLALAFDFINGFHDTANAIATSVSTRALSPRMAIILASLMNFIGAVLFTGVAKTIGGKVANPATLDHGVQVVVATLIGAIAWNLLTWWLGIPSSSSHALIGALTGAVISSAGFGAINSAGFVDIVKALIFSPLIAFAGGFIVMWILKQIFARSNPHLINKGFRSGQILTAAFQSFTHGTNDAQKAMGIITFALVAAGIQDTTDHIPMWVKISAALAMALGTSIGGWKIIKTMGTKIFKIEPINGFAADIVSASIIFSATSIHLPVSTTHVITSSILGVGSAKRFSAVKWDLAGRIVLSWIITIPIAAILSALIYQVIALFI; via the coding sequence ATGGACACCATTTACATTTGGGTTGGTATCGTAATATTTCTAGCACTCGCATTCGACTTTATTAATGGTTTCCATGATACGGCCAATGCGATTGCTACTTCCGTGTCGACACGGGCACTGTCGCCGCGTATGGCGATTATTCTTGCGTCGCTCATGAACTTCATCGGCGCAGTTTTGTTTACAGGCGTAGCCAAAACCATCGGAGGCAAGGTTGCGAATCCAGCAACGCTTGACCATGGTGTGCAGGTTGTCGTCGCGACGCTGATCGGCGCCATTGCGTGGAACTTGCTCACGTGGTGGCTTGGTATTCCGTCATCGTCCTCTCATGCGCTGATCGGCGCGTTGACCGGAGCGGTTATCAGCTCCGCCGGCTTCGGTGCTATTAATTCCGCAGGCTTTGTTGATATTGTGAAAGCACTTATTTTCTCGCCGCTTATTGCATTCGCTGGTGGTTTCATCGTGATGTGGATCTTGAAGCAAATATTCGCCAGATCGAACCCGCATCTGATTAATAAAGGCTTCCGTTCCGGACAGATTTTGACGGCTGCGTTCCAGTCCTTCACGCACGGTACGAACGATGCGCAGAAAGCGATGGGTATTATTACGTTTGCGCTCGTCGCAGCAGGCATCCAGGATACGACGGATCATATTCCGATGTGGGTTAAGATCTCTGCGGCACTGGCGATGGCGCTCGGTACGTCAATCGGCGGCTGGAAGATCATTAAGACGATGGGTACGAAGATTTTCAAAATCGAGCCGATCAACGGTTTCGCGGCGGATATCGTATCTGCGAGCATTATCTTCTCCGCTACGAGCATTCACTTGCCGGTTAGTACGACGCATGTCATCACGTCTTCCATTCTCGGCGTAGGCAGCGCGAAGCGCTTCTCCGCTGTGAAGTGGGATCTCGCTGGACGAATCGTTCTGTCGTGGATCATCACGATTCCGATTGCGGCAATTCTGTCGGCATTGATCTATCAAGTGATCGCTTTGTTTATCTAG
- the purD gene encoding phosphoribosylamine--glycine ligase, translated as MRIMVIGGGGREHTIVWALNKSDKVSKIFCAPGNAGIAELAECAPIPVNRFDELIQFACDNEIDLVVVGPDDPLADGIVDAFEARNIPIYGPRKNAAEIEGSKIFMKDLLKKYNIPTAKYETFTDYETALSYLRQQEIPIVVKADGLAAGKGVTVAFSMEEAEEALQGMMVGKVFGESGGRVVIEEFLEGQEMSILAFVDGETVRAMVPAQDHKQVFDNDKGPNTGGMGTYSPLPHIDPALVEDAIENIIKPTARAMVSEGRPFRGVLFAGLMITKAGVKTIEFNARMGDPETQVVLPRLNTDLLDIILASMNGRLDQLQIEWSDEAAVCVIAASEGYPASYPKGRVITGLDAARAQGALVFHAGTALVDGNIVTNGGRVLGIVGRGRDIAEARAKAYEAVSAIHFDGMHSRTDIAAKALR; from the coding sequence ATGCGGATTATGGTTATCGGCGGCGGCGGACGTGAGCATACCATCGTCTGGGCGCTGAACAAAAGCGATAAAGTAAGCAAAATCTTCTGCGCGCCAGGCAACGCCGGCATCGCGGAGCTAGCCGAATGCGCGCCGATCCCGGTTAACCGGTTCGATGAGCTCATCCAGTTCGCTTGCGACAACGAGATCGATCTTGTTGTTGTAGGACCGGATGATCCGCTGGCAGACGGCATTGTCGATGCGTTCGAAGCACGCAACATTCCGATCTACGGACCACGGAAGAATGCGGCTGAGATTGAAGGCAGCAAGATCTTCATGAAGGATCTGCTGAAGAAGTACAACATCCCGACTGCGAAGTACGAGACGTTCACCGACTACGAGACAGCACTCTCTTATTTGCGTCAGCAAGAGATTCCGATTGTCGTCAAGGCAGACGGACTCGCTGCAGGCAAAGGCGTTACGGTTGCTTTCTCCATGGAAGAAGCAGAAGAAGCGTTGCAGGGTATGATGGTCGGCAAAGTGTTCGGCGAGTCCGGAGGACGCGTCGTCATCGAGGAATTCCTTGAAGGTCAAGAGATGTCGATCCTCGCTTTCGTTGATGGCGAGACGGTTCGTGCCATGGTTCCCGCACAAGATCATAAGCAGGTCTTCGACAATGACAAAGGCCCGAACACAGGCGGCATGGGTACGTACTCCCCGTTGCCGCATATCGATCCGGCGCTTGTGGAAGATGCAATCGAGAACATCATTAAGCCGACCGCTCGTGCGATGGTCAGTGAAGGCCGTCCGTTCCGCGGCGTGCTCTTCGCAGGTCTGATGATTACTAAAGCGGGTGTCAAAACAATCGAGTTCAACGCGCGCATGGGCGATCCAGAGACGCAAGTCGTGCTGCCTCGCCTGAACACCGATCTGCTCGATATCATTCTCGCTTCGATGAACGGACGACTGGATCAGCTTCAGATCGAGTGGAGCGACGAAGCAGCGGTGTGCGTTATCGCCGCATCCGAAGGCTACCCGGCATCGTATCCGAAAGGCCGTGTTATCACTGGACTGGACGCTGCTCGGGCACAAGGCGCACTCGTGTTCCACGCGGGCACGGCGCTTGTGGACGGCAACATCGTGACGAACGGCGGACGGGTGCTCGGCATCGTCGGCCGCGGCCGCGATATTGCGGAAGCTCGCGCGAAAGCGTACGAAGCAGTGAGCGCGATTCATTTTGACGGCATGCACAGCCGTACTGATATCGCGGCGAAGGCATTGCGTTAA
- a CDS encoding YerC/YecD family TrpR-related protein: MQLKKLNDKSIDQLFEAVLTLKTVEECYIFFDDLCTVNEIQSLSQRLEVARMLGKGATYNQIEAETGASTATISRVKRCLNYGNDGYKMALERSGR, translated from the coding sequence ATGCAATTGAAGAAGCTGAATGATAAATCAATCGACCAGCTGTTCGAGGCGGTTTTAACGCTGAAGACGGTGGAAGAGTGCTATATTTTCTTTGACGATCTTTGTACGGTGAATGAGATTCAGTCGCTGTCCCAGCGGCTTGAAGTAGCGCGTATGCTAGGCAAAGGCGCGACATATAATCAGATCGAAGCGGAGACAGGCGCAAGCACGGCGACGATCTCGCGTGTGAAGCGTTGCCTCAACTACGGCAATGACGGTTACAAAATGGCGCTGGAGCGTTCAGGGCGCTAA
- a CDS encoding DUF3048 domain-containing protein, which produces MTKANQNRTKRTMGYGAALLLLAAFMLTGCSEDKKLNANASEPVTAPATDANANQPADTAPIDPPAVDPPQYTAPLTGLAQDSEAKNRPIAVMVNNFSAARPQSGLPNADVVWEVLAEGGITRLVAIFQSYTGSDPIGPIRSNRPYLIRIGDGYHAILAHAGASQQGYDILQHHGKDYLDEISNAGAYFYRESFRKAPHNLYSNLDKLRAGAAKKKYADTVDIPNFQWSEAGATANGEAASKVVIHFLLKDYKLSYLYNPSTKLYDRFINDKPHTDLTTNKQLTAKNLVVIGAKHKTYDDYGRLEIDLESGGPAMLFQDGKKVDCTWERGGDGAIHIMKDGQELPFEPGHTFYHIVPMTPTFEGHVEIVAE; this is translated from the coding sequence ATGACAAAAGCGAATCAGAATCGAACGAAGCGTACGATGGGCTATGGTGCCGCGTTGCTGCTGCTTGCAGCGTTCATGCTCACCGGCTGCAGCGAGGATAAGAAATTGAACGCCAATGCGTCAGAGCCTGTAACGGCTCCCGCGACAGATGCGAACGCCAATCAGCCGGCCGATACGGCCCCGATTGATCCGCCAGCCGTTGACCCTCCACAATATACCGCACCGCTAACAGGGCTCGCGCAAGACAGCGAGGCGAAAAACCGTCCAATTGCCGTCATGGTGAACAACTTCTCGGCTGCTCGTCCGCAATCGGGTCTGCCGAACGCCGATGTTGTCTGGGAAGTGCTCGCAGAGGGCGGAATTACGCGGCTTGTAGCTATCTTCCAGAGCTATACGGGGAGCGATCCAATCGGCCCGATCCGGAGCAACCGTCCGTATCTCATTCGCATCGGTGACGGATATCACGCGATACTCGCTCATGCTGGGGCAAGCCAGCAGGGCTATGATATTTTGCAGCATCATGGCAAGGACTATCTCGACGAGATCTCGAACGCAGGCGCGTATTTCTACCGCGAATCGTTCCGGAAGGCGCCGCACAATCTCTACTCGAATCTGGATAAGCTGCGTGCGGGAGCGGCGAAGAAGAAGTATGCGGATACGGTGGACATTCCAAATTTCCAATGGTCGGAAGCGGGTGCGACAGCAAACGGCGAGGCGGCTTCGAAGGTCGTTATTCATTTTCTGCTGAAGGACTACAAGCTCTCGTATCTGTACAATCCGAGCACGAAGCTGTACGACCGATTCATCAACGATAAGCCGCACACGGACCTGACGACGAACAAGCAGCTGACCGCTAAGAACCTTGTTGTCATCGGCGCGAAGCATAAGACCTATGACGACTATGGCCGTCTCGAGATTGACCTTGAATCAGGCGGGCCGGCGATGCTGTTCCAGGATGGCAAGAAGGTCGATTGCACGTGGGAGCGCGGCGGCGACGGAGCGATTCACATTATGAAGGACGGCCAGGAGCTGCCATTCGAGCCGGGTCATACGTTCTACCACATCGTGCCGATGACGCCGACGTTTGAAGGTCATGTGGAGATCGTGGCGGAATAG
- a CDS encoding sensor histidine kinase: MSGSLRTRIVRSYGILIVLVVVMLGTMFGTLVWNYYYSSAVGSVLQRAETEAAIHTRTIAYEPMKSKAKYMLQNMSEGSTHLQLLTSTGALVVDSNGLGSSSGVSEIEQTPDVDQAKKGKKGIWRGADPVTGERIAAVTLPVLQGPRVVAMFRYTASLEEVDRTVRNILWITVLVGTIVVLLFFTMSVLMANRIARPIRNLTRVAEKMAEGDWTRRAVHLHDRDEIGRLAETLNTMASELTRREKLKEDFISSISHELRTPLTSIRGWSETLASGDPGDIEELNMGLSIIGRETERLSGLVEDLLDFSKLYAKSIVLHPETLDIRRTIGETLRQFVARGHRESIRIIGKYSDEPLVAKVDANRLKQVFINVLDNALKFTPSGGTVTVTGECKSGEAQITIQDTGPGIAPEDLPHVTEKFYKGTSQRSGSGLGLAICKEIVELHGGRFQVSSAESEGTTVLISIPLVPEEERQEAATGHS; encoded by the coding sequence ATGAGCGGCAGTCTTCGAACCCGTATCGTTCGAAGCTACGGCATCCTGATCGTACTCGTTGTCGTGATGCTTGGCACGATGTTCGGCACGCTCGTATGGAATTACTATTACAGCAGCGCCGTTGGTTCCGTCCTTCAGCGGGCGGAGACCGAGGCGGCGATCCATACTCGCACCATTGCGTACGAGCCGATGAAGTCGAAAGCCAAATATATGCTGCAAAATATGTCCGAAGGTTCGACGCACCTTCAGCTGCTTACTAGCACCGGTGCACTCGTTGTGGACAGCAACGGACTCGGCAGCAGCTCCGGCGTGAGCGAGATAGAGCAGACGCCCGATGTCGATCAGGCCAAGAAGGGCAAGAAAGGGATCTGGCGCGGTGCCGATCCCGTTACCGGCGAGCGAATCGCAGCCGTGACCTTGCCCGTGCTGCAAGGACCGCGAGTGGTCGCGATGTTTCGTTATACGGCATCGCTTGAAGAGGTTGACAGGACCGTTCGCAACATCCTCTGGATTACGGTGCTTGTGGGAACCATTGTCGTCCTGCTATTCTTCACGATGAGCGTGCTCATGGCGAACCGGATTGCGAGGCCAATCCGCAACTTAACGCGCGTAGCAGAGAAGATGGCGGAGGGCGACTGGACCCGCCGAGCTGTTCATCTCCATGACCGCGATGAGATCGGCCGGCTTGCGGAGACGCTCAATACGATGGCCTCCGAGCTGACACGCCGGGAGAAGCTGAAGGAGGACTTCATCTCCTCAATCTCGCATGAGCTGCGGACGCCGCTTACGTCAATCAGAGGCTGGAGCGAGACGCTCGCATCCGGCGATCCCGGCGACATCGAGGAGCTGAATATGGGGCTGTCGATTATCGGGCGAGAGACAGAGCGGCTGTCCGGCCTTGTCGAGGACTTGCTCGACTTTTCTAAGCTGTACGCCAAGAGCATCGTGCTTCATCCTGAGACGCTCGACATTCGCCGTACAATTGGAGAGACGCTGCGGCAATTCGTCGCCCGCGGTCATCGCGAGTCCATTCGGATTATCGGCAAATACAGCGATGAACCGCTAGTAGCGAAGGTGGATGCGAACCGGCTGAAGCAGGTGTTCATCAACGTACTCGATAATGCGCTGAAGTTCACGCCTAGCGGCGGTACCGTGACGGTGACCGGCGAGTGTAAATCCGGCGAGGCCCAAATTACGATCCAAGATACAGGTCCCGGAATCGCGCCTGAGGATCTGCCTCATGTCACGGAGAAGTTCTACAAAGGGACAAGCCAGCGATCAGGAAGCGGCCTGGGCCTTGCGATATGCAAAGAAATCGTCGAGCTGCACGGCGGGCGGTTTCAAGTGAGCAGCGCGGAGTCCGAAGGGACGACAGTACTCATCTCGATCCCGCTTGTGCCGGAGGAAGAGCGGCAAGAAGCTGCAACTGGTCACAGTTGA
- a CDS encoding FG-GAP repeat domain-containing protein, protein MKRKYSIRRSAFFLIGLLVFIVVSGCQFTATPADLLQGPRSTPDGAALTAAVQRELPARAKLSLAMQESSNTAVLKMDVDGDGQPEALVTYADEGSNQHVLVLRNVNGAWRKWFIFAETSSYGIDVLRTTDLDRDGEPELLIGWNQYGEPKHMLTLYHVPVNTDEVNVPKPIAELPYDTMGIGDGQGDGRPELALIKLQRDKMQASIGIYQFAANQVQKVGAAELDGSVNDYLQVRLGKVSPDRYGIIADASIGANSSTTTMLAWEAGKLVQVYPPRATGDDQVQINARTQLSGDRNGDDILDLTMLREAPGQSEGVAYSDLLWIEQYRQWDGHSYFSVVGQQYVDPNQTYAVTIPDSWSNYTFSRLKDGSDSDVALDAFDPVKGLHKEILALRVIPIAEWSKEEHQLNEDGSRYLELETQGGLVYVAIWNEMAASGKDSADTESASDSDGDEQQARKLTGVFPPDEAEMKQLFKLLPEA, encoded by the coding sequence ATGAAGCGAAAATACAGCATACGGCGAAGCGCGTTCTTCCTGATCGGACTGTTGGTGTTCATTGTAGTGTCAGGCTGTCAATTCACGGCCACACCGGCTGATCTACTGCAAGGTCCGCGTTCAACGCCGGATGGAGCAGCGCTTACTGCTGCTGTCCAGCGCGAGCTTCCCGCAAGGGCAAAGCTGTCGCTCGCCATGCAGGAGTCATCGAATACGGCGGTGCTGAAGATGGATGTTGATGGCGATGGACAGCCGGAAGCTCTCGTTACCTATGCCGATGAAGGCTCCAATCAGCATGTGCTGGTGCTGCGGAATGTGAATGGCGCATGGCGCAAATGGTTTATTTTCGCGGAGACGTCGAGCTATGGAATAGATGTGCTGCGTACGACCGACCTTGACCGGGACGGCGAGCCGGAGCTGCTCATTGGTTGGAATCAATACGGCGAGCCGAAGCATATGCTCACGTTGTATCATGTTCCCGTGAATACGGATGAGGTGAATGTGCCAAAGCCGATCGCGGAGCTGCCTTATGACACGATGGGGATTGGTGATGGGCAAGGCGACGGGCGGCCGGAACTGGCACTCATTAAGCTGCAGCGGGATAAGATGCAAGCGTCCATCGGGATTTATCAGTTCGCAGCCAACCAAGTGCAGAAGGTCGGTGCGGCTGAGCTGGATGGGTCGGTGAACGATTATTTGCAGGTGAGGCTGGGCAAAGTGTCGCCGGATCGTTATGGCATCATTGCAGATGCCTCTATCGGCGCGAATTCCTCGACGACGACGATGCTTGCTTGGGAAGCAGGAAAGCTCGTTCAAGTGTATCCGCCGCGGGCAACGGGTGATGATCAGGTGCAAATTAATGCAAGGACGCAGCTGAGCGGCGACCGCAACGGCGACGACATTCTCGATCTGACGATGCTGCGTGAAGCGCCTGGGCAATCCGAAGGTGTTGCTTATAGCGATTTGCTCTGGATTGAGCAGTATAGACAATGGGACGGGCACAGCTATTTCTCAGTCGTCGGCCAGCAGTATGTCGATCCCAACCAGACGTATGCAGTCACGATTCCGGATTCGTGGAGCAACTATACATTTAGCCGTTTGAAGGATGGCAGCGACAGCGATGTGGCACTGGATGCTTTTGATCCTGTTAAAGGGCTGCACAAGGAAATACTGGCGCTTAGAGTCATCCCGATCGCGGAATGGAGTAAAGAAGAGCATCAGCTGAACGAGGACGGAAGCCGATATCTTGAGCTTGAAACGCAGGGTGGGCTCGTCTATGTTGCGATATGGAATGAGATGGCTGCCTCTGGAAAAGATAGCGCAGACACTGAGTCTGCCTCGGATTCGGATGGGGATGAGCAGCAGGCGCGCAAATTGACCGGCGTGTTCCCGCCAGATGAAGCGGAGATGAAGCAGCTGTTCAAGCTGCTGCCAGAAGCTTAA